The Oncorhynchus masou masou isolate Uvic2021 chromosome 8, UVic_Omas_1.1, whole genome shotgun sequence genome has a window encoding:
- the LOC135544726 gene encoding outer dense fiber protein 2-like isoform X2: MKKAMRTRSISPPLHVHVNETTPVHVHVKKSRSPSRTPQGKTKGDGGILRPTAKVKTRVPWIPPGKASMRDASYKWEGPTHRLEITPLPEPETSHSPLRLADLSSEEEEVLHGRINQYERKIDSLMTEVELRRKEQLLERQSEKLSASQRVIEEQEEELAEVSKELEVTERENSRLRHSMEKMLEETDCTSRVERSMESILLEKDTLLRKLMEAEMDGMAAARQVSALRETVTKMRSSSASRMSGSESSFLARQKELLLQKLETFESTNLTLRHLLREQHGREVESMRISEQKDVLLKRLANTEAENSHLVLKLQEKEREVNQLTTLMDTEKENAKTTGELSKVLESTRAHLQSQLRSKEADNNRLAVQIKNLERAANQQQGEMDHLLEQLRGLKLQAESNKEALKRATRAQKHRAERSEDTVGQLRAQLLDMENQMAEALSAVENWRGRHAQEMKDKTQLDMEVSVLNSRVSDLTEQLHGTEDKARAEREGLLDRLHGLTTEGTHAKLENQSLKAMLSAVEEKLTLSQSEVQHVKASVKQYESLVDNYKTQVVKTRAEADEYCARLGQAEREAREVRDQLESEVEAVRRELLGRLTELEPLPEALRRSEVLLEEAQDREHAQERRSTELSIVLADLRIKVEQQGSQVELLRQKKSVLLEENKQLQHRVENLERKLEEATCQNRDLVGVIAKREETIHGNQLRLEEKSHECTHLTRQLEEALDDARRQVSQTRERAITKEHSTQSKVVDLETQLSRTTTELTTLRRSKEENCCGVCLSACGAPPPPSGRAEVPVPPSGCEGSSGAVGQHQQESAELRPVPQSLLCQRVRRLGPHQHSAGPFSHLRGLSAKILSENTHRHYAHAHTNTHTPFEETLPQRFSRITHTHIIIQVYTQSSFQLDSMLILWVNMLQLYIISIWFQLYNINNVTI; encoded by the exons AAAAAAGCCATGAGGACCCGGTCAATCTCACCGCCCCTACATGTGCATGTGAATGAGACTACGCCTGTGCACGTGCATGTGAAAAAGAGCAGGAGCCCTTCCAGGACACCACAG GGTAAGACCAAGGGTGATGGAGGGATCCTGCGACCTACTGCAAAGGTGAAGACACGGGTACCATGGATACCGCCTGGGAAGGCCTCAATGCGGGATGCCTCTTACAAATGGGAG GGGCCGACTCATCGCCTGGAGATCACACCATTACCTGAGCCCGAgacctcccactctcccctgcgaTTGGCCGACCTGtcgtcagaggaggaggaagtgctGCATGGACGAATCAACCAGTACGAGAGGAAGATTGACAGCCTGATGACTGAG GTGGAGCTGCGGAGGAAGGAGCAGCTGTTGGAGCGCCAGTCGGAGAAGCTGAGCGCCTCCCAGCGGGTCAtcgaggaacaggaggaggagctaGCCGAGGTGTCCAAGGAGCTAGAGGTCACGGAGAGGGAAAACTCCCGCCTGCGCCACTCCATGGAGAAGATGTTGGAGGAGACGGACTGCACCAGCAG AGTGGAGAGGTCTATGGAGTCGATTCTGCTGGAGAAGGACACCCTGCTCAGGAAGctgatggaggcagagatggaCGGCATGGCTGCTGCCAGGCAGGTGTCAGCCCTGAGAGAGACCGTCACCAAGATGAGGAGCTCCAGCGCCAGT AGAATGTCGGGGTCTGAGTCTTCATTCCTGGCGCGTCAGAAGGAGTTGCTGCTCCAAAAACTGGAAACATTTGAGTCCACCAACCTCACTCTCCGCCACCTACTGAGGGAACAGCATGGACGTGAG GTGGAATCCATGAGGATTTCAGAGCAGAAAGATGTACTTCTGAAGAGGCTGGCGAACACAGAGGCAGAAAACTCG CATCTTGTTTTGAAACttcaagagaaagagagggaggttaaTCAACTGACTACACTTATGGACACTGAGAAG GAGAATGCTAAGACCACAGGCGAGCTGTCTAAAGTACTGGAGTCTACTCGGGCCCATTTGCAGAGCCAGTTACGCAGCAAAGAGGCCGACAACAACCGTCTTGCTGTGCAAATCAAG AACTTGGAGCGTGCGGCCAACCAGCAGCAGGGAGAGATGGATCACCTGCTGGAGCAGCTGCGGGGTCTGAAACTTCAGGCGGAGTCCAACAAAGAAGCCCTGAAGAGGGCTACGCGGGCCCAGAAACACCGGGCGGAGCGCAGTGAAGACACCGTCGGTCAGCTCAGAGCTCAGCTACTGGACATG GAGAACCAGATGGCAGAGGCCCTATCAGCAGTAGAGAATTGGCGTGGTCGCCACGCCCAGGAAATGAAGGACAAGACTCAGCTAGATATGGAGGTCTCAGTCCTCAACAG CCGAGTGTCAGACCTGACAGAGCAACTCCATGGGACCGAGGACAAGGCGCGGGCCGAGAGAGAGGGGCTCCTGGACCGCCTGCACGGCCTCACCACAGAGGGCACCCACGCCAAGCTAGAGAACCAGAGCCTCAAG GCCATGTTGTCTGCAGTGGAGGAGAAGCTGACTCTGTCGCAGTCAGAGGTACAACACGTCAAAGCCTCTGTGAAGCAATACGAGAGCCTAGTGGACAACTACAAGACCCAG GTGGTGAAGACACGGGCGGAGGCGGACGAGTACTGTGCCAGGCTGGGACAAGCGGAGCGAGAGGCGCGGGAGGTCCGGGACCAGCTGGAGAGCGAAGTGGAGGCGGTGCGCAGGGAGCTGCTGGGCCGGCTGACTGAGCTGGAGCCTCTTCCTGAGGCACTGCGGCGTTCTGAGGTCCTACTGGAAGAAGCTCAGGACAGAGAACATGCCCAGGAGAGACGTAGCACTGAGCTGAGTATCGTCCTGGCTGACCTGCGCATAAAG GTGGAGCAGCAGGGCAGCCAGGTGGAGCTGCTGAGACAGAAAAAGTCTGTCCTGTTGGAGGAGAACAAACAGCTGCAGCACCGTGTGGAGAATCTGGAGAG GAAGCTAGAGGAGGCCACTTGTCAGAACAGAGACCTGGTGGGGGTGATCGCCAAGCGGGAGGAGACCATCCATGGCAATCAGCTCCGGCTGGAGGAGAAGTCCCACGAGTGCACGCACCTGACCCGCCAGCTGGAGGAGGCCTTGGATGATGCCCGGCGCCAG GTGTCCCAGACCCGGGAACGTGCGATCACCAAAGAGCACTCCACCCAGTCCAAGGTGGTGGACCTGGAGACCCAGCTAAGCAGGACCACCACAGAACTCACCACCCTCCGCCGCAGCaaagaggag AATTGCTGtggcgtgtgtctgtctgcgtgtggtgCACCTCCGCCACCCTCAGGCAGAGCGGAGGTACCAGTCCCGCCTTCAGGATGTGAAGGATCGTCTGGAGCAGTCGGACAGCACCAACAGGAGTCTGCAGAACTACGTCCAGTTCCTCAAAGCCTCTTATGCCAACGTGTTCGGAGACTCGGCCCTCACCAGCACTCTGCGGGACCCTTCTCCCATCTGAGGGGACTCTCCGCAAAGATTCTCTCAGAAAACACACACCGACactacgcacacgcacacacaaatacgCACACCCCATTCGAGGAAACTCTTCCGCAAAGATTCTCtcggatcacacacacacacatcattatcCAGGTCTATACTCAGAGCTCTTTTCAACTAGATTCAATGTTGATTTTGTGGGTGAATATGTTACAATTATACATTATATCAATATGGTTTCAATTATACAATATCAATAATGTTACAATATAA
- the LOC135544726 gene encoding outer dense fiber protein 2-like isoform X3 yields MKKAMRTRSISPPLHVHVNETTPVHVHVKKSRSPSRTPQGKTKGDGGILRPTAKVKTRVPWIPPGKASMRDASYKWEGPTHRLEITPLPEPETSHSPLRLADLSSEEEEVLHGRINQYERKIDSLMTEVSSLKSEVELRRKEQLLERQSEKLSASQRVIEEQEEELAEVSKELEVTERENSRLRHSMEKMLEETDCTSRVERSMESILLEKDTLLRKLMEAEMDGMAAARQVSALRETVTKMRSSSASRMSGSESSFLARQKELLLQKLETFESTNLTLRHLLREQHGREVESMRISEQKDVLLKRLANTEAENSHLVLKLQEKEREVNQLTTLMDTEKENAKTTGELSKVLESTRAHLQSQLRSKEADNNRLAVQIKNLERAANQQQGEMDHLLEQLRGLKLQAESNKEALKRATRAQKHRAERSEDTVGQLRAQLLDMENQMAEALSAVENWRGRHAQEMKDKTQLDMEVSVLNSRVSDLTEQLHGTEDKARAEREGLLDRLHGLTTEGTHAKLENQSLKAMLSAVEEKLTLSQSEVQHVKASVKQYESLVDNYKTQVVKTRAEADEYCARLGQAEREAREVRDQLESEVEAVRRELLGRLTELEPLPEALRRSEVLLEEAQDREHAQERRSTELSIVLADLRIKVEQQGSQVELLRQKKSVLLEENKQLQHRVENLERKLEEATCQNRDLVGVIAKREETIHGNQLRLEEKSHECTHLTRQLEEALDDARRQVSQTRERAITKEHSTQSKVVDLETQLSRTTTELTTLRRSKEEAERRYQSRLQDVKDRLEQSDSTNRSLQNYVQFLKASYANVFGDSALTSTLRDPSPI; encoded by the exons AAAAAAGCCATGAGGACCCGGTCAATCTCACCGCCCCTACATGTGCATGTGAATGAGACTACGCCTGTGCACGTGCATGTGAAAAAGAGCAGGAGCCCTTCCAGGACACCACAG GGTAAGACCAAGGGTGATGGAGGGATCCTGCGACCTACTGCAAAGGTGAAGACACGGGTACCATGGATACCGCCTGGGAAGGCCTCAATGCGGGATGCCTCTTACAAATGGGAG GGGCCGACTCATCGCCTGGAGATCACACCATTACCTGAGCCCGAgacctcccactctcccctgcgaTTGGCCGACCTGtcgtcagaggaggaggaagtgctGCATGGACGAATCAACCAGTACGAGAGGAAGATTGACAGCCTGATGACTGAGGTCAGCTCGTTGAAGAGTGAG GTGGAGCTGCGGAGGAAGGAGCAGCTGTTGGAGCGCCAGTCGGAGAAGCTGAGCGCCTCCCAGCGGGTCAtcgaggaacaggaggaggagctaGCCGAGGTGTCCAAGGAGCTAGAGGTCACGGAGAGGGAAAACTCCCGCCTGCGCCACTCCATGGAGAAGATGTTGGAGGAGACGGACTGCACCAGCAG AGTGGAGAGGTCTATGGAGTCGATTCTGCTGGAGAAGGACACCCTGCTCAGGAAGctgatggaggcagagatggaCGGCATGGCTGCTGCCAGGCAGGTGTCAGCCCTGAGAGAGACCGTCACCAAGATGAGGAGCTCCAGCGCCAGT AGAATGTCGGGGTCTGAGTCTTCATTCCTGGCGCGTCAGAAGGAGTTGCTGCTCCAAAAACTGGAAACATTTGAGTCCACCAACCTCACTCTCCGCCACCTACTGAGGGAACAGCATGGACGTGAG GTGGAATCCATGAGGATTTCAGAGCAGAAAGATGTACTTCTGAAGAGGCTGGCGAACACAGAGGCAGAAAACTCG CATCTTGTTTTGAAACttcaagagaaagagagggaggttaaTCAACTGACTACACTTATGGACACTGAGAAG GAGAATGCTAAGACCACAGGCGAGCTGTCTAAAGTACTGGAGTCTACTCGGGCCCATTTGCAGAGCCAGTTACGCAGCAAAGAGGCCGACAACAACCGTCTTGCTGTGCAAATCAAG AACTTGGAGCGTGCGGCCAACCAGCAGCAGGGAGAGATGGATCACCTGCTGGAGCAGCTGCGGGGTCTGAAACTTCAGGCGGAGTCCAACAAAGAAGCCCTGAAGAGGGCTACGCGGGCCCAGAAACACCGGGCGGAGCGCAGTGAAGACACCGTCGGTCAGCTCAGAGCTCAGCTACTGGACATG GAGAACCAGATGGCAGAGGCCCTATCAGCAGTAGAGAATTGGCGTGGTCGCCACGCCCAGGAAATGAAGGACAAGACTCAGCTAGATATGGAGGTCTCAGTCCTCAACAG CCGAGTGTCAGACCTGACAGAGCAACTCCATGGGACCGAGGACAAGGCGCGGGCCGAGAGAGAGGGGCTCCTGGACCGCCTGCACGGCCTCACCACAGAGGGCACCCACGCCAAGCTAGAGAACCAGAGCCTCAAG GCCATGTTGTCTGCAGTGGAGGAGAAGCTGACTCTGTCGCAGTCAGAGGTACAACACGTCAAAGCCTCTGTGAAGCAATACGAGAGCCTAGTGGACAACTACAAGACCCAG GTGGTGAAGACACGGGCGGAGGCGGACGAGTACTGTGCCAGGCTGGGACAAGCGGAGCGAGAGGCGCGGGAGGTCCGGGACCAGCTGGAGAGCGAAGTGGAGGCGGTGCGCAGGGAGCTGCTGGGCCGGCTGACTGAGCTGGAGCCTCTTCCTGAGGCACTGCGGCGTTCTGAGGTCCTACTGGAAGAAGCTCAGGACAGAGAACATGCCCAGGAGAGACGTAGCACTGAGCTGAGTATCGTCCTGGCTGACCTGCGCATAAAG GTGGAGCAGCAGGGCAGCCAGGTGGAGCTGCTGAGACAGAAAAAGTCTGTCCTGTTGGAGGAGAACAAACAGCTGCAGCACCGTGTGGAGAATCTGGAGAG GAAGCTAGAGGAGGCCACTTGTCAGAACAGAGACCTGGTGGGGGTGATCGCCAAGCGGGAGGAGACCATCCATGGCAATCAGCTCCGGCTGGAGGAGAAGTCCCACGAGTGCACGCACCTGACCCGCCAGCTGGAGGAGGCCTTGGATGATGCCCGGCGCCAG GTGTCCCAGACCCGGGAACGTGCGATCACCAAAGAGCACTCCACCCAGTCCAAGGTGGTGGACCTGGAGACCCAGCTAAGCAGGACCACCACAGAACTCACCACCCTCCGCCGCAGCaaagaggag GCAGAGCGGAGGTACCAGTCCCGCCTTCAGGATGTGAAGGATCGTCTGGAGCAGTCGGACAGCACCAACAGGAGTCTGCAGAACTACGTCCAGTTCCTCAAAGCCTCTTATGCCAACGTGTTCGGAGACTCGGCCCTCACCAGCACTCTGCGGGACCCTTCTCCCATCTGA
- the LOC135544726 gene encoding outer dense fiber protein 2-like isoform X1, translating to MKKAMRTRSISPPLHVHVNETTPVHVHVKKSRSPSRTPQGKTKGDGGILRPTAKVKTRVPWIPPGKASMRDASYKWEGPTHRLEITPLPEPETSHSPLRLADLSSEEEEVLHGRINQYERKIDSLMTEVSSLKSEVELRRKEQLLERQSEKLSASQRVIEEQEEELAEVSKELEVTERENSRLRHSMEKMLEETDCTSRVERSMESILLEKDTLLRKLMEAEMDGMAAARQVSALRETVTKMRSSSASRMSGSESSFLARQKELLLQKLETFESTNLTLRHLLREQHGREVESMRISEQKDVLLKRLANTEAENSHLVLKLQEKEREVNQLTTLMDTEKENAKTTGELSKVLESTRAHLQSQLRSKEADNNRLAVQIKNLERAANQQQGEMDHLLEQLRGLKLQAESNKEALKRATRAQKHRAERSEDTVGQLRAQLLDMENQMAEALSAVENWRGRHAQEMKDKTQLDMEVSVLNSRVSDLTEQLHGTEDKARAEREGLLDRLHGLTTEGTHAKLENQSLKAMLSAVEEKLTLSQSEVQHVKASVKQYESLVDNYKTQVVKTRAEADEYCARLGQAEREAREVRDQLESEVEAVRRELLGRLTELEPLPEALRRSEVLLEEAQDREHAQERRSTELSIVLADLRIKVEQQGSQVELLRQKKSVLLEENKQLQHRVENLERKLEEATCQNRDLVGVIAKREETIHGNQLRLEEKSHECTHLTRQLEEALDDARRQVSQTRERAITKEHSTQSKVVDLETQLSRTTTELTTLRRSKEENCCGVCLSACGAPPPPSGRAEVPVPPSGCEGSSGAVGQHQQESAELRPVPQSLLCQRVRRLGPHQHSAGPFSHLRGLSAKILSENTHRHYAHAHTNTHTPFEETLPQRFSRITHTHIIIQVYTQSSFQLDSMLILWVNMLQLYIISIWFQLYNINNVTI from the exons AAAAAAGCCATGAGGACCCGGTCAATCTCACCGCCCCTACATGTGCATGTGAATGAGACTACGCCTGTGCACGTGCATGTGAAAAAGAGCAGGAGCCCTTCCAGGACACCACAG GGTAAGACCAAGGGTGATGGAGGGATCCTGCGACCTACTGCAAAGGTGAAGACACGGGTACCATGGATACCGCCTGGGAAGGCCTCAATGCGGGATGCCTCTTACAAATGGGAG GGGCCGACTCATCGCCTGGAGATCACACCATTACCTGAGCCCGAgacctcccactctcccctgcgaTTGGCCGACCTGtcgtcagaggaggaggaagtgctGCATGGACGAATCAACCAGTACGAGAGGAAGATTGACAGCCTGATGACTGAGGTCAGCTCGTTGAAGAGTGAG GTGGAGCTGCGGAGGAAGGAGCAGCTGTTGGAGCGCCAGTCGGAGAAGCTGAGCGCCTCCCAGCGGGTCAtcgaggaacaggaggaggagctaGCCGAGGTGTCCAAGGAGCTAGAGGTCACGGAGAGGGAAAACTCCCGCCTGCGCCACTCCATGGAGAAGATGTTGGAGGAGACGGACTGCACCAGCAG AGTGGAGAGGTCTATGGAGTCGATTCTGCTGGAGAAGGACACCCTGCTCAGGAAGctgatggaggcagagatggaCGGCATGGCTGCTGCCAGGCAGGTGTCAGCCCTGAGAGAGACCGTCACCAAGATGAGGAGCTCCAGCGCCAGT AGAATGTCGGGGTCTGAGTCTTCATTCCTGGCGCGTCAGAAGGAGTTGCTGCTCCAAAAACTGGAAACATTTGAGTCCACCAACCTCACTCTCCGCCACCTACTGAGGGAACAGCATGGACGTGAG GTGGAATCCATGAGGATTTCAGAGCAGAAAGATGTACTTCTGAAGAGGCTGGCGAACACAGAGGCAGAAAACTCG CATCTTGTTTTGAAACttcaagagaaagagagggaggttaaTCAACTGACTACACTTATGGACACTGAGAAG GAGAATGCTAAGACCACAGGCGAGCTGTCTAAAGTACTGGAGTCTACTCGGGCCCATTTGCAGAGCCAGTTACGCAGCAAAGAGGCCGACAACAACCGTCTTGCTGTGCAAATCAAG AACTTGGAGCGTGCGGCCAACCAGCAGCAGGGAGAGATGGATCACCTGCTGGAGCAGCTGCGGGGTCTGAAACTTCAGGCGGAGTCCAACAAAGAAGCCCTGAAGAGGGCTACGCGGGCCCAGAAACACCGGGCGGAGCGCAGTGAAGACACCGTCGGTCAGCTCAGAGCTCAGCTACTGGACATG GAGAACCAGATGGCAGAGGCCCTATCAGCAGTAGAGAATTGGCGTGGTCGCCACGCCCAGGAAATGAAGGACAAGACTCAGCTAGATATGGAGGTCTCAGTCCTCAACAG CCGAGTGTCAGACCTGACAGAGCAACTCCATGGGACCGAGGACAAGGCGCGGGCCGAGAGAGAGGGGCTCCTGGACCGCCTGCACGGCCTCACCACAGAGGGCACCCACGCCAAGCTAGAGAACCAGAGCCTCAAG GCCATGTTGTCTGCAGTGGAGGAGAAGCTGACTCTGTCGCAGTCAGAGGTACAACACGTCAAAGCCTCTGTGAAGCAATACGAGAGCCTAGTGGACAACTACAAGACCCAG GTGGTGAAGACACGGGCGGAGGCGGACGAGTACTGTGCCAGGCTGGGACAAGCGGAGCGAGAGGCGCGGGAGGTCCGGGACCAGCTGGAGAGCGAAGTGGAGGCGGTGCGCAGGGAGCTGCTGGGCCGGCTGACTGAGCTGGAGCCTCTTCCTGAGGCACTGCGGCGTTCTGAGGTCCTACTGGAAGAAGCTCAGGACAGAGAACATGCCCAGGAGAGACGTAGCACTGAGCTGAGTATCGTCCTGGCTGACCTGCGCATAAAG GTGGAGCAGCAGGGCAGCCAGGTGGAGCTGCTGAGACAGAAAAAGTCTGTCCTGTTGGAGGAGAACAAACAGCTGCAGCACCGTGTGGAGAATCTGGAGAG GAAGCTAGAGGAGGCCACTTGTCAGAACAGAGACCTGGTGGGGGTGATCGCCAAGCGGGAGGAGACCATCCATGGCAATCAGCTCCGGCTGGAGGAGAAGTCCCACGAGTGCACGCACCTGACCCGCCAGCTGGAGGAGGCCTTGGATGATGCCCGGCGCCAG GTGTCCCAGACCCGGGAACGTGCGATCACCAAAGAGCACTCCACCCAGTCCAAGGTGGTGGACCTGGAGACCCAGCTAAGCAGGACCACCACAGAACTCACCACCCTCCGCCGCAGCaaagaggag AATTGCTGtggcgtgtgtctgtctgcgtgtggtgCACCTCCGCCACCCTCAGGCAGAGCGGAGGTACCAGTCCCGCCTTCAGGATGTGAAGGATCGTCTGGAGCAGTCGGACAGCACCAACAGGAGTCTGCAGAACTACGTCCAGTTCCTCAAAGCCTCTTATGCCAACGTGTTCGGAGACTCGGCCCTCACCAGCACTCTGCGGGACCCTTCTCCCATCTGAGGGGACTCTCCGCAAAGATTCTCTCAGAAAACACACACCGACactacgcacacgcacacacaaatacgCACACCCCATTCGAGGAAACTCTTCCGCAAAGATTCTCtcggatcacacacacacacatcattatcCAGGTCTATACTCAGAGCTCTTTTCAACTAGATTCAATGTTGATTTTGTGGGTGAATATGTTACAATTATACATTATATCAATATGGTTTCAATTATACAATATCAATAATGTTACAATATAA